The following proteins are encoded in a genomic region of Paenibacillus sp. FSL R7-0273:
- a CDS encoding COX15/CtaA family protein: MTTAHLKWLSYITCLMMFLALFGGAVVTKTGSGLECGNEWPLCHGKLIPAYTLGSMIEYTHRLFSGLAGLLSLASMVLFLRFARRRKELLGYALLTLIFVVVQGGMGALAVIRSQSAAVMALHMGFSLIAFASSLMLALGTRRWHESAGQQEADGPPVSRGFRNLTWITALYSYIVVYIGAYVSHTDSQGGCSGWPLCNGEWFPELTGGVGIVFMHRVAAALLFLLTAILGHLAFWRYKKLPELRMLGVAAVTLCLLQVFSGAAVVHTLYNDKLYIFAALSHIVLIAGLFGVLSYMSVRVWQQSGK, encoded by the coding sequence GTGACGACAGCTCATTTGAAGTGGCTCAGCTACATAACCTGCCTCATGATGTTCCTCGCCTTGTTCGGAGGCGCCGTCGTAACCAAAACAGGCTCCGGCCTGGAATGCGGCAATGAATGGCCGCTCTGCCACGGTAAGCTCATTCCGGCATACACACTCGGCTCAATGATCGAATACACCCACCGCTTGTTCAGCGGCCTTGCCGGCCTGCTGTCACTGGCTTCCATGGTTTTGTTCCTGCGGTTTGCGCGCCGGCGCAAGGAACTGCTTGGTTATGCACTCTTAACCCTTATATTCGTTGTCGTGCAGGGAGGAATGGGAGCGCTTGCGGTTATCCGTTCGCAGTCGGCGGCGGTGATGGCGCTGCATATGGGCTTTTCCCTGATTGCTTTTGCCAGCTCCCTGATGCTTGCTCTTGGAACCAGGAGATGGCATGAATCTGCGGGACAGCAGGAGGCAGACGGCCCCCCGGTGAGCCGGGGCTTCCGCAACTTAACCTGGATAACGGCGTTATATTCTTATATCGTTGTGTATATCGGCGCTTATGTCAGTCATACGGATTCACAGGGAGGCTGCTCCGGCTGGCCGCTCTGTAACGGGGAATGGTTCCCTGAGCTTACAGGCGGTGTGGGGATTGTGTTTATGCACAGGGTGGCGGCAGCGCTGCTGTTTCTTTTGACGGCCATACTGGGTCACCTGGCATTCTGGAGATATAAGAAGCTGCCCGAGCTGCGGATGCTGGGAGTAGCCGCGGTTACGCTCTGCCTGCTGCAGGTGTTCAGCGGTGCGGCTGTGGTCCATACGCTGTATAACGATAAATTGTACATATTTGCTGCGCTTTCCCACATCGTGCTGATTGCCGGATTATTCGGGGTTCTGAGCTATATGAGTGTGCGGGTGTGGCAGCAAAGCGGGAAATAA
- a CDS encoding thioredoxin family protein, whose product MDKISSAADFQVAVQSPRLTVAVFKADWCSDCKYIDPFMPEVEQKYADRLTLVEVDVDAVGDVSQEQNILGIPSFVAYSEGRELVRFVNKLRKSREEIENFLDRALEVYLTISK is encoded by the coding sequence ATGGACAAAATTTCATCTGCTGCTGATTTTCAGGTGGCGGTTCAATCGCCGCGCTTAACAGTTGCCGTATTTAAGGCAGACTGGTGCTCTGACTGTAAATATATAGATCCGTTTATGCCTGAGGTTGAGCAGAAATACGCGGATCGCCTGACTCTGGTTGAGGTGGATGTTGATGCTGTCGGTGACGTCAGCCAGGAACAGAACATCCTTGGTATTCCCAGCTTTGTAGCCTACAGCGAGGGACGTGAGCTTGTCCGCTTCGTCAACAAGCTGCGCAAATCCCGTGAGGAAATCGAGAATTTCCTGGACCGGGCGCTGGAAGTGTATCTGACCATCAGCAAGTAA
- a CDS encoding putative polysaccharide biosynthesis protein encodes MSKKESFVKGTLILAAAALIARVLGLAQRVPLEHLLNVTGEAAFTQANQVYLLLLPLATAGIPSTLSKMVSERYALNRPDEAQQVYRAALIFSAVVGVLMSIALYIAAPYYAEYAKVPESTLAIRAIAPALLLFPTIAIMRGYFQGRNNMMAGGISQIVEQIARVSTAILLAYILLKQGYDNTWMAAGASFGSVFGSVGAFGIMLYYAMKMRRTEDKAALYDSSAARLPLLGIYKDIFKLSIPIVLSSITVPVVNFIDSSLIVPLLSGQIGIEDATGALAIYGSRAISVAGIPPVLAIALSTSLIPIISAAYARKDEQHLQRQVTLAMRISILTGTPIVVSLMVAAYSINGLLFTTLDGSGIVAMLTAGTIFQITMMTTNSILLGMGKSRISMYYVFAGILTKLAASFLLSKVFGIYGIIGATALCFIVITLLNLRMLKKIVSFTIMGKRWGGFAVAVLASGGIGYGLNEAGIMLTRLMPDRLAFLITCLVVGGAVVIIYLVLLIVLGVLSRQEIAGYPRVLQKVLNPLMKLQPARVRTHE; translated from the coding sequence TTGTCCAAGAAAGAGTCTTTTGTCAAAGGCACACTTATTCTGGCGGCAGCCGCGCTCATAGCCCGCGTTCTCGGGCTTGCCCAGCGGGTGCCGCTGGAGCATTTATTGAATGTTACCGGTGAAGCTGCGTTCACACAGGCCAACCAGGTGTATCTGCTGCTGCTACCGCTGGCTACCGCCGGAATTCCAAGCACGCTCAGCAAAATGGTATCCGAGCGATACGCTCTGAACCGGCCGGATGAGGCTCAGCAGGTGTACCGGGCAGCTCTAATTTTCTCTGCAGTTGTAGGTGTTCTGATGAGTATTGCCCTGTACATAGCAGCCCCTTATTATGCAGAATATGCGAAGGTTCCCGAGAGTACACTTGCAATACGGGCTATTGCTCCGGCGCTGCTGCTGTTCCCCACCATTGCCATAATGCGCGGTTATTTCCAGGGCCGTAACAACATGATGGCCGGCGGGATTTCACAGATTGTTGAGCAGATTGCCCGGGTATCCACTGCGATCCTGCTGGCCTATATTCTGCTAAAGCAGGGCTACGACAATACTTGGATGGCTGCCGGCGCTTCGTTCGGCAGCGTGTTCGGCAGTGTCGGCGCCTTCGGGATTATGCTGTATTATGCAATGAAAATGCGCCGTACTGAAGACAAGGCGGCATTATATGATTCAAGCGCGGCCAGACTTCCGCTGCTCGGTATTTATAAGGATATTTTCAAATTATCCATTCCGATTGTATTGTCTTCTATTACTGTGCCGGTCGTGAATTTTATCGATTCTTCACTGATTGTACCGCTGCTCAGCGGACAGATCGGAATAGAGGATGCCACCGGTGCCCTGGCGATTTACGGCAGCCGTGCGATCAGTGTTGCCGGTATTCCTCCGGTGCTGGCAATTGCGCTGAGCACTTCACTGATTCCGATTATTTCAGCCGCTTACGCCCGTAAGGATGAGCAGCATCTGCAGCGCCAGGTCACGCTGGCCATGCGGATCTCCATTCTGACCGGAACACCGATTGTAGTCTCGCTGATGGTCGCTGCTTATTCGATTAACGGCCTGCTGTTCACTACTCTGGACGGCAGCGGAATAGTCGCTATGCTGACGGCCGGAACGATTTTCCAGATTACAATGATGACAACGAACTCCATCCTGCTGGGTATGGGTAAATCAAGGATTTCCATGTACTATGTGTTTGCCGGCATCCTGACCAAGCTGGCGGCAAGCTTCCTGCTTAGCAAAGTATTTGGAATATACGGGATTATCGGAGCTACGGCACTCTGCTTTATCGTCATTACGCTGCTCAACCTGCGCATGCTTAAGAAGATCGTGTCCTTTACCATTATGGGCAAGCGCTGGGGCGGCTTCGCTGTTGCCGTACTGGCCTCCGGCGGAATCGGCTATGGGCTGAATGAAGCAGGCATTATGCTTACCCGCCTGATGCCGGACCGGCTCGCGTTCCTCATAACCTGCCTGGTTGTAGGCGGAGCTGTAGTCATTATTTATCTCGTACTGCTTATCGTGCTTGGTGTGCTCAGCCGTCAGGAGATTGCCGGATACCCGCGTGTTCTGCAAAAGGTGCTTAACCCGCTGATGAAGCTCCAGCCTGCCAGAGTGCGTACACACGAATAA
- a CDS encoding DUF456 domain-containing protein, with the protein MVILGWILIIALFAVGLAGAVYPILPGALAIYLAFFVYGWFFSFGSFGVWFWIIQTLIVVVLFVADYVVGAWGVKKFGGSRASVIGSTIGIIVGPFAIPAFGLILGPFIGAFIGELIAGSQPGKAVKVSFGSLLGLFSSTVVKIILQIMMVVLFFIWISVN; encoded by the coding sequence ATGGTAATCCTGGGTTGGATTCTGATCATTGCTTTGTTTGCGGTAGGGCTGGCGGGGGCGGTGTATCCGATACTGCCCGGTGCGCTGGCGATTTATCTGGCCTTTTTTGTATACGGCTGGTTCTTTTCGTTCGGATCGTTTGGAGTCTGGTTCTGGATTATCCAGACCCTTATAGTAGTTGTGCTGTTCGTAGCGGACTACGTGGTCGGGGCGTGGGGCGTCAAAAAATTCGGAGGCTCCCGTGCCTCGGTTATCGGGAGTACCATCGGGATCATCGTTGGACCGTTCGCTATTCCTGCCTTTGGCCTGATTCTGGGCCCTTTTATCGGCGCGTTCATTGGCGAGCTGATCGCCGGCTCCCAGCCCGGTAAAGCGGTCAAGGTCAGCTTCGGCTCCCTGCTCGGCTTGTTCAGCAGCACCGTAGTCAAAATAATCCTGCAAATTATGATGGTGGTCCTCTTCTTTATCTGGATCTCTGTGAACTAA
- a CDS encoding Cof-type HAD-IIB family hydrolase: MTARYRLLALDMDGTLLNDEQLITPKTVEWIQKAVDAGVHVCLSTGRAFRSAMPYAEQLGLKTPMITVNGSEIWREPHELYRRSLMDPALIRQLYDIAGQHGIWYWAYSTEQVYNRNNWDGDIMGREWLKFGYSTEDDEIRHKLLMQLQDLGGLEITNSSPTNLEINPLGVNKAYGIGEVCKLLGIDMSEVVAVGDSLNDLAAIQAAGLGVAMGNAQETVQQEADAVVASNNEDGIAEVIEKYILGVTAE, from the coding sequence ATGACTGCCAGATACCGCCTGCTTGCACTGGATATGGATGGAACCCTGCTGAATGATGAACAACTGATAACGCCCAAAACGGTGGAATGGATTCAAAAAGCGGTCGATGCCGGCGTTCACGTCTGCCTGTCCACAGGACGCGCATTCCGGAGCGCCATGCCTTATGCAGAGCAGCTCGGCCTCAAGACTCCGATGATCACTGTGAACGGCAGTGAAATCTGGCGCGAGCCGCATGAGCTGTACCGCCGCTCGCTGATGGACCCGGCGCTGATCCGGCAGCTGTACGATATTGCCGGCCAGCACGGCATCTGGTACTGGGCCTATTCCACAGAGCAGGTGTACAACCGCAACAACTGGGATGGAGACATTATGGGCCGGGAGTGGCTCAAATTCGGCTATTCGACCGAGGATGACGAGATCCGGCACAAGCTGCTGATGCAGCTTCAGGATTTGGGCGGCCTGGAGATTACCAACTCCAGCCCGACTAACCTGGAGATCAATCCGCTTGGCGTGAATAAGGCCTACGGAATCGGTGAGGTGTGCAAGCTGCTAGGAATCGACATGTCAGAGGTGGTTGCCGTCGGCGACAGCCTGAATGATCTGGCGGCAATTCAGGCCGCCGGTCTGGGTGTTGCTATGGGCAATGCCCAGGAGACAGTGCAGCAGGAAGCGGATGCCGTAGTTGCCTCGAATAACGAGGACGGCATCGCTGAAGTGATTGAGAAATATATATTAGGTGTAACTGCAGAATAG
- a CDS encoding peptidoglycan D,D-transpeptidase FtsI family protein → MSFFRKQASPPEKETTKSSLGLRINVFFFSTFVIFCVIIIRLAVVQFVEGPMLTEVETSRDTKNVPLAAIRGVIRAAGGEELAYSTSVQSLYITLTKEYTAKATDKITGETALTPEAKAKGEALAARLVADFKQYGDPAAVQLTEEDIISSLDLYFKKYSGFMARRIKAGLTSQEVAYFMEHKSEYPGLEIVEESSRHYDKDTVAVQTIGYIKPFKSSSSLDIYKNIQAAMKKIDADPGLSYKDDEFVGFDGLELQYQRELRGKNGYQVISVNPQNMAEKVEEVVPPVKGNDVWTTINKTIQMKTEQAITDQIDWLHSHAVQGKTHPDALTGYAVAMEVDTGNIVAMASMPDYDTNVWTADKMDTKVWNEIMGNYQNGTITPYSSGMSGHEFGSTVLLGSTIKPLSVLIGLNEGFFTTSTIYQDRGIAYFGKNDNASVRNASGHVYGSMDPARAIEKSSNAFMVDMIGKKLWEKYQNKGIEVWDQYMKEFGLGVSTQSGLPREFLGQINYTDTKAAGSAQAALVYASFGQQGRYTVLQLAQYTSTLANEGVRIKPQLVSKITDSEGNVVKQFQREVLDEVTTFDKAHWREVIKGMKSEVSAFSDFAYDFARKTGTSQQTDRTNTNRDNGVFIAFAPRENPKLAVAVVIPEGGFGSNSAAPVARKIFDAYDWEYGLDGVPKKTQQAADGAASAADGAETDGATD, encoded by the coding sequence GTGAGTTTTTTCCGTAAGCAGGCCTCTCCGCCAGAAAAGGAGACCACCAAGAGCTCTCTTGGCCTGCGGATTAACGTGTTTTTTTTCAGCACGTTCGTTATTTTCTGCGTCATTATTATCCGTCTTGCAGTTGTGCAGTTTGTTGAAGGGCCTATGCTTACTGAGGTGGAGACCAGCCGTGATACCAAAAATGTCCCGCTTGCAGCTATCCGTGGCGTGATCCGTGCGGCAGGGGGCGAGGAGCTTGCCTATTCAACATCAGTACAATCGTTATACATTACACTAACTAAGGAATATACAGCCAAAGCCACGGACAAAATCACCGGCGAAACAGCATTGACCCCGGAGGCCAAGGCGAAGGGCGAGGCGCTGGCGGCGAGGCTGGTGGCCGATTTCAAGCAATATGGTGATCCCGCTGCAGTACAGCTGACGGAAGAGGACATCATTAGTTCGCTGGATTTGTATTTCAAGAAATATTCAGGCTTTATGGCACGGCGGATCAAGGCAGGGCTGACTTCGCAGGAAGTGGCTTATTTTATGGAGCACAAAAGTGAATATCCCGGTCTTGAAATTGTTGAGGAGAGCAGCCGCCACTATGATAAGGACACAGTAGCCGTGCAGACGATCGGTTACATCAAGCCGTTTAAATCCTCCAGCAGTCTGGACATCTACAAGAACATTCAGGCGGCGATGAAAAAGATTGATGCCGATCCGGGCCTGAGCTATAAGGATGATGAATTTGTAGGCTTCGACGGGCTTGAGCTGCAATACCAGCGCGAGCTGCGCGGCAAAAACGGCTATCAGGTCATTTCGGTCAATCCGCAGAATATGGCTGAAAAGGTCGAAGAGGTTGTGCCGCCCGTTAAAGGCAACGATGTATGGACGACGATCAACAAAACCATTCAGATGAAAACGGAGCAGGCAATTACGGATCAGATCGACTGGCTGCATTCCCATGCTGTACAGGGTAAGACTCATCCTGACGCCCTGACAGGTTATGCGGTAGCGATGGAGGTTGATACGGGAAATATCGTTGCGATGGCGAGCATGCCGGACTATGATACGAATGTGTGGACGGCCGACAAGATGGATACGAAGGTATGGAACGAAATTATGGGTAACTATCAGAACGGGACCATTACGCCGTATTCCTCGGGAATGTCGGGACATGAGTTCGGTTCTACCGTGCTGCTCGGCTCGACCATTAAGCCGCTGAGTGTGCTTATCGGCCTGAATGAGGGCTTTTTCACGACTTCCACCATCTATCAGGATAGAGGTATTGCCTATTTCGGTAAAAATGACAATGCCTCTGTCCGTAACGCTTCCGGTCACGTGTACGGATCGATGGACCCGGCCAGAGCGATTGAGAAATCCTCCAATGCCTTCATGGTTGATATGATCGGCAAGAAGCTGTGGGAGAAGTATCAAAATAAGGGGATTGAAGTCTGGGACCAGTATATGAAGGAATTTGGACTAGGCGTTTCGACCCAGAGCGGATTGCCGAGAGAGTTCCTCGGACAGATCAACTATACCGATACTAAGGCAGCAGGAAGTGCGCAGGCTGCGCTTGTCTATGCTTCCTTTGGCCAGCAGGGACGTTATACCGTGCTTCAGCTTGCCCAGTATACTTCTACTCTGGCCAATGAAGGTGTGAGAATCAAGCCGCAGCTGGTCAGCAAAATTACCGACTCTGAAGGGAATGTCGTTAAGCAATTCCAGCGTGAGGTGCTGGATGAGGTCACTACCTTCGACAAGGCACATTGGAGGGAAGTTATTAAGGGCATGAAGAGTGAGGTTTCGGCGTTCTCTGATTTCGCTTATGATTTTGCCCGCAAGACGGGAACCTCGCAGCAGACGGACAGAACAAATACCAACCGCGATAACGGGGTATTTATTGCCTTTGCCCCGCGCGAGAATCCTAAGCTGGCTGTTGCCGTAGTTATTCCAGAGGGCGGATTCGGCTCTAACAGTGCTGCCCCGGTAGCCCGCAAAATTTTTGATGCGTATGACTGGGAATACGGCCTTGACGGTGTACCGAAGAAGACCCAGCAGGCTGCTGACGGAGCTGCTTCTGCAGCAGACGGAGCAGAGACAGATGGAGCCACAGACTGA
- a CDS encoding transglutaminase domain-containing protein — protein sequence MLDSWIASLSEANVISVLLLLVVFFSLLQGYSRGFSRAAGGLFGLLGTGLLTAAALIIAVPAALYFSPVAEGWAESVVLPDTRLSGWQQLYYTAVSVLAGSPLVRFFLLLLLGYSLIRPLLGLLFMFLPFRLARQGERPHSRKITGTSRLAGAVIGLAVGLVRGLVLVFALYIGVGLNPDSGFSRYVESSPIYSQSAAAVFEPIAGDNVRSRLPVLTKAVAAEMNDILRRKYEVIDHDISPDIEQAAADIAGQAADPEAKARELYDWLGSRITYDYSKADNYEQNGIWKEQTPQDTFDTRLGVCIDYARLYAVMGRSQGLQVRVVTGRGYDGQGGYGPHAWNEVYIPDRQAWIPLDSTWASSGDWFNTKDFADTHIKEDVL from the coding sequence ATGCTGGACAGCTGGATAGCAAGCCTAAGTGAAGCTAACGTCATCTCGGTCCTGTTGCTGCTGGTTGTGTTCTTTTCCCTCCTGCAGGGCTACAGCCGCGGATTCAGCCGTGCGGCAGGCGGATTGTTCGGCCTGCTGGGAACAGGGCTGCTGACTGCGGCAGCCCTGATTATTGCTGTGCCTGCGGCCTTGTATTTTTCACCGGTAGCCGAAGGCTGGGCAGAATCGGTTGTGCTGCCGGACACGAGGCTCAGCGGCTGGCAGCAGCTGTATTACACTGCTGTGTCTGTGCTGGCGGGCTCACCGCTGGTGCGGTTTTTCCTGCTGCTTCTGCTGGGCTACAGCCTGATCCGCCCGCTGCTTGGCCTGCTGTTTATGTTCCTGCCCTTCCGTCTGGCGCGGCAGGGCGAGCGGCCGCACAGCCGGAAGATTACCGGGACCAGCCGGCTGGCAGGTGCGGTTATCGGGCTGGCTGTCGGGCTGGTGCGCGGACTGGTGCTGGTCTTCGCCTTGTATATCGGAGTAGGGCTGAATCCGGACAGCGGATTCAGCCGCTATGTCGAATCCTCTCCTATATACAGCCAGAGTGCGGCAGCGGTGTTTGAACCGATTGCCGGTGATAATGTGCGGAGCAGGCTGCCTGTCCTTACCAAAGCGGTAGCTGCCGAAATGAACGATATCCTGCGCCGCAAATATGAGGTAATTGATCATGACATCTCACCCGACATTGAGCAGGCAGCAGCTGATATTGCCGGACAAGCCGCTGATCCTGAGGCCAAGGCCAGAGAGCTCTACGACTGGCTCGGCTCCCGGATTACCTATGATTACAGCAAGGCTGATAATTATGAGCAGAACGGGATCTGGAAGGAACAGACGCCGCAGGATACCTTCGATACCCGGCTTGGGGTCTGTATTGATTATGCCCGGCTCTATGCGGTAATGGGCCGTTCCCAGGGGCTTCAGGTCCGTGTTGTTACCGGCAGGGGCTATGACGGACAGGGCGGCTACGGGCCGCATGCCTGGAATGAGGTCTATATCCCTGACCGGCAGGCCTGGATTCCCCTAGATTCCACCTGGGCCTCCAGCGGAGACTGGTTCAATACCAAGGATTTTGCGGATACCCATATTAAAGAGGATGTGCTGTGA